A genomic region of Elusimicrobiota bacterium contains the following coding sequences:
- a CDS encoding GAF and ANTAR domain-containing protein: MANSRVTVKGLQTFLRQKDKEIELLHRVSEIIGSTWELDRILTQVVGLVTEVTKADGCFLYVHEPSSSELVLRASKNPHPQEIGRIRLKLGEGVTGWVATHKEPVAIFKNASDDTRFKFFHNLPEDRYESFLSAPILMKEEVTGVINVHHKKARRHLEREINLLATIGRLIGGAIENARLHEDAQQKGKRIQRLEDDLETRKLVERAKGILMETESLSEAEAFRRIQSQSMALRKSMKEIAQAILIAQEVASSFPTKPTPKN, encoded by the coding sequence ATGGCAAACAGCCGGGTAACCGTTAAAGGCCTGCAAACTTTTCTTCGCCAAAAAGACAAAGAAATCGAGCTTCTTCATCGAGTCAGTGAAATCATCGGCTCCACGTGGGAATTGGACCGGATCCTGACTCAAGTCGTCGGACTCGTCACCGAGGTCACGAAAGCGGACGGCTGCTTCCTCTACGTCCATGAACCCAGCTCCTCGGAGCTTGTTCTGCGCGCGTCGAAAAACCCGCATCCTCAGGAAATCGGGCGCATCCGCTTGAAACTGGGAGAAGGCGTCACGGGCTGGGTGGCTACGCATAAAGAGCCGGTGGCGATTTTCAAAAACGCCTCGGATGACACCCGGTTCAAATTTTTCCACAACCTCCCCGAAGACCGCTACGAATCCTTTCTATCAGCGCCCATCCTAATGAAAGAAGAGGTGACCGGGGTTATCAATGTGCATCACAAAAAAGCGCGGCGCCATTTGGAAAGGGAAATCAATTTACTGGCCACGATCGGGCGCTTGATCGGCGGAGCGATCGAGAACGCCCGGCTTCACGAAGATGCGCAGCAAAAAGGCAAGCGCATTCAAAGACTGGAAGACGATTTGGAAACCCGCAAACTCGTGGAGCGGGCCAAGGGAATTTTAATGGAGACGGAGTCTCTCTCGGAGGCCGAAGCCTTCCGCCGCATCCAATCGCAGAGCATGGCCTTGAGAAAATCCATGAAAGAAATCGCCCAGGCTATTTTGATCGCCCAGGAAGTCGCCTCCAGCTTCCCGACAAAACCAACCCCGAAAAACTAA
- a CDS encoding thiolase family protein, with the protein MADKPAIIGVGQTEFGAPKTDQTFADLTYEAVNAALVDAELDIKDIDNIITVSNDFWDGRTISSMAVGDAVGAAFGQGKNISTVEGDGAFGAFYGLARILSGSYQNTLVVAHSKGSEGDNRLITNAFFDPIFERSLGMDSVTAAALQAKSYMEKYKISPRQTAMVSVKNRANALKNPKAHLREELDIEDILRSPQIAPPIRRHDACPVSDGAAALILANEDFAKKRSGKPVWVEGVAFCADAYRLGERALWESRALREAAKKAYAMAGIADPRKEIGVAEIYEAFSYQELLWSEELGFASPGGGGALLESRVTQTHGELPVNPSGGCLSAHAVCAAGLVRMIEAALQIRGDAANPVRKPKKALAHGQNGLCGQSHCVWILGAN; encoded by the coding sequence ATGGCCGATAAACCGGCGATTATCGGGGTCGGGCAAACCGAATTCGGCGCCCCCAAAACCGATCAAACGTTCGCTGATTTGACTTATGAGGCGGTTAATGCCGCCTTGGTTGACGCGGAGCTCGATATCAAGGATATCGACAATATCATCACCGTCTCTAATGATTTCTGGGACGGACGCACGATTTCTTCCATGGCTGTGGGCGATGCGGTGGGCGCAGCCTTCGGCCAAGGCAAAAATATTTCAACGGTTGAAGGCGACGGCGCCTTCGGCGCGTTTTACGGACTGGCCAGAATTCTTTCGGGTTCTTATCAAAACACCTTGGTTGTGGCCCATTCCAAGGGCTCCGAGGGCGACAACCGTTTGATCACCAACGCTTTTTTTGATCCGATTTTTGAGCGGTCGTTGGGCATGGATAGCGTGACCGCGGCCGCGCTCCAAGCCAAATCTTATATGGAGAAATACAAAATTTCTCCCCGCCAAACAGCCATGGTTTCGGTGAAAAACCGCGCCAATGCTTTGAAAAATCCTAAAGCGCATTTGCGCGAGGAATTGGACATCGAGGACATCCTCCGTTCGCCGCAGATTGCTCCCCCCATCAGAAGGCATGACGCCTGCCCGGTTTCCGACGGCGCCGCGGCTTTAATTTTGGCTAACGAAGATTTCGCCAAAAAACGTTCAGGGAAGCCGGTTTGGGTTGAGGGCGTGGCCTTTTGCGCGGATGCCTATCGCCTGGGCGAGCGGGCCCTTTGGGAAAGCCGCGCTTTGAGGGAAGCGGCAAAGAAAGCCTATGCCATGGCCGGAATCGCCGATCCTAGGAAGGAAATCGGCGTGGCGGAAATTTATGAAGCATTTTCTTATCAGGAGCTTTTGTGGAGCGAGGAATTAGGCTTTGCGTCACCGGGGGGCGGCGGCGCGTTGCTTGAGAGCCGCGTCACTCAAACCCACGGTGAATTACCGGTCAATCCATCGGGAGGTTGCCTGTCCGCGCATGCGGTTTGCGCGGCTGGCTTAGTTCGCATGATCGAGGCCGCGCTCCAAATTCGTGGCGATGCCGCCAATCCCGTGCGTAAGCCCAAAAAGGCCCTGGCCCACGGGCAAAACGGGCTTTGTGGACAATCCCACTGCGTTTGGATTTTAGGAGCGAATTAA
- a CDS encoding Zn-ribbon domain-containing OB-fold protein — MVETQIKPLVHESRIKIPYSWSAGEIGSRFLKELAEHKKILGRRCSSCNKVFCPPKKICGFCFKECGEWVEVGPDGTLVAFTQALYPSAAHPTERPVYGLIKLKGADTAILHLLGGVALEKLLTGMTVKPIFKENRQGHILDILHFVPVEGTDGR; from the coding sequence ATGGTTGAGACGCAGATCAAGCCTCTGGTCCACGAAAGCCGGATCAAAATTCCTTATTCCTGGTCCGCAGGAGAGATCGGCAGCCGGTTCTTGAAGGAATTGGCCGAACATAAAAAAATTCTGGGGCGGCGATGCTCCTCCTGCAACAAAGTTTTTTGCCCCCCGAAAAAAATTTGCGGGTTCTGTTTTAAAGAATGCGGGGAATGGGTTGAGGTCGGCCCCGATGGAACGCTGGTGGCCTTCACCCAGGCTCTTTATCCGAGCGCGGCCCATCCGACGGAGCGGCCGGTTTACGGACTAATCAAATTGAAGGGCGCGGATACCGCCATTTTGCATTTGTTGGGCGGCGTTGCTCTGGAGAAGCTATTGACAGGCATGACCGTGAAGCCTATTTTTAAGGAAAACCGCCAAGGGCATATTTTGGATATTCTTCATTTTGTTCCGGTTGAGGGAACCGATGGCCGATAA
- a CDS encoding NAD(P)/FAD-dependent oxidoreductase codes for MNHTKQWTDVDVIVIGSGAGGLTAAVALAQAGQKVLVLEQHYLPGGWCQSFSLGGYRFSPGVHYIGEMGSRGRARRIFEGLGLGDDLEFYELNPDGFDHIIVGSERFDIPKGLRTYMERLKNRFPKEREGIDSLFKVVNGLAHELDHMREMNSIWDVLMMPFKSPHLAKWGLRSAETLINAHAQNPLLRAILASQAGDHGLPPSMAPAPVHAAVMAHYFNGGYYPKGGGGAIPKAMIRALKKAGGDIKVRTSVDSILIEGGRAVGVRLADQTEIRAKYVISNADPHATFMRMVGWDHLSRGLKKRLEKTRYSTSSLSLFFAADIDPNAYGLDSGNYWHYQDADVDGIYKKGLLAWDLKSEEIPGFFLTVTTLKDRSKNFGGKHTMESFAFVHHDAFKAWAQSHYGERPEEYKMMKEHLKDKMLGAVSRIIPDIKERVVFADLATPLTNAHYCNATLGNLYGTEKSKWQIGPWGYSVKTEFENLYLCGASTVSHGVLGVMVSGLVAAQEILKLPITELLKARGPLVKIHRTPTPGAEHEIKVPAVAAA; via the coding sequence ATGAATCATACAAAACAATGGACGGACGTCGACGTGATTGTGATCGGTTCAGGCGCCGGCGGTTTGACCGCAGCCGTAGCCCTCGCCCAAGCGGGACAAAAAGTTTTGGTCCTGGAGCAGCACTACTTGCCGGGCGGCTGGTGCCAAAGTTTTTCCTTAGGCGGCTACCGCTTCAGCCCCGGTGTTCACTACATCGGTGAAATGGGCTCGCGCGGCCGGGCCAGGAGGATTTTCGAAGGCCTGGGATTAGGCGACGACCTTGAATTTTACGAACTCAATCCCGATGGTTTCGATCACATTATCGTGGGTTCCGAGCGCTTCGACATCCCCAAGGGCCTGAGAACTTACATGGAGCGGCTCAAAAACCGTTTTCCAAAAGAGCGCGAAGGCATCGATTCCTTATTTAAAGTGGTCAACGGCTTGGCGCACGAGCTCGATCACATGCGAGAAATGAACAGCATTTGGGATGTTTTGATGATGCCGTTTAAATCTCCGCATTTGGCCAAATGGGGATTGCGCTCCGCCGAGACTTTAATCAATGCTCATGCGCAGAACCCGCTTCTCCGCGCCATTTTAGCTTCGCAAGCCGGAGACCATGGCCTGCCTCCTTCAATGGCGCCCGCGCCGGTGCACGCTGCGGTCATGGCGCATTATTTTAACGGCGGTTATTACCCTAAAGGAGGCGGCGGCGCCATCCCCAAAGCCATGATCCGCGCCTTGAAAAAAGCGGGGGGAGACATCAAAGTTCGGACTTCCGTGGATTCCATCCTTATAGAAGGAGGCCGGGCCGTGGGCGTGCGTCTGGCGGATCAAACGGAAATCCGCGCCAAATACGTGATCAGCAACGCCGATCCCCATGCCACCTTCATGCGCATGGTGGGCTGGGATCATTTAAGCCGGGGGCTGAAAAAACGCCTTGAAAAAACCCGCTATTCAACCTCGTCCTTAAGCCTTTTCTTTGCCGCGGATATCGACCCCAACGCTTACGGGCTTGATTCCGGCAATTACTGGCATTATCAAGACGCGGATGTGGACGGCATTTACAAAAAAGGCCTCCTGGCCTGGGACTTAAAGTCGGAAGAAATCCCAGGATTCTTCCTGACCGTGACTACGCTCAAAGACCGCTCTAAAAACTTCGGCGGCAAGCACACCATGGAATCCTTCGCCTTCGTTCATCACGACGCCTTCAAAGCCTGGGCTCAAAGCCACTACGGCGAACGGCCCGAGGAATATAAAATGATGAAAGAGCATTTGAAGGACAAGATGCTGGGCGCGGTTTCGCGCATTATCCCGGATATCAAGGAACGCGTGGTGTTCGCTGATTTGGCCACGCCCTTGACCAATGCGCACTATTGCAACGCGACCCTGGGCAATCTCTACGGCACCGAAAAAAGCAAATGGCAAATCGGCCCGTGGGGCTATTCAGTCAAAACGGAATTCGAGAACCTGTATCTCTGCGGCGCCAGCACGGTGAGCCACGGTGTTTTAGGCGTGATGGTCTCGGGTTTGGTCGCGGCCCAAGAAATCCTCAAGCTTCCGATCACCGAACTCTTAAAAGCGCGGGGTCCGCTTGTTAAAATCCACCGGACTCCTACGCCGGGGGCGGAACATGAAATTAAAGTCCCAGCCGTCGCCGCCGCCTGA
- a CDS encoding putative toxin-antitoxin system toxin component, PIN family, with product MRVVLDTNIIVSAILFRGAAEPVFLAFKSKKFIFLASGEMIMEYCRVLAYPKFKLSEQEIKVLWEEEILPFITPIQVSSVKAVIKDDPADDIFLACAKFGKADYLVTGDRHLLDLKSYGKTKIIPLREFLSLLQEPKS from the coding sequence TTGCGCGTCGTCCTCGATACAAACATTATCGTCTCCGCAATTCTTTTTAGGGGCGCCGCTGAACCTGTTTTTTTAGCCTTTAAAAGCAAAAAATTTATCTTTCTCGCTTCCGGCGAAATGATTATGGAGTATTGCAGGGTTCTGGCCTATCCAAAGTTCAAATTAAGCGAGCAGGAAATCAAGGTCTTGTGGGAAGAAGAGATTCTGCCCTTTATTACTCCCATTCAAGTATCGTCGGTTAAAGCGGTCATTAAAGATGACCCTGCGGATGATATTTTTTTGGCCTGCGCTAAATTCGGGAAGGCCGATTACTTGGTCACGGGTGACCGACACCTGCTCGATCTTAAGTCTTATGGTAAAACGAAAATTATCCCTTTGCGCGAATTTCTAAGTTTGCTCCAGGAGCCCAAGAGTTAA
- a CDS encoding PorT family protein, translating into MKLLFFAVLLLPVSASALGPMRGGVQLGPSTSLPGYDTGSTVQDQNETSFWGGVHAEIALKEPFYIQPELLYAPYEISLYCPSGCAAINPAKYELSYLELPVLLKAKFGKGNFKPYVFAGPNIGFLLDSSITTQINIFGYSAGIKIDLKDATESIKLAGDIGWGVEWAFHKSVSFVADMRYSLGLTEIYKGSSGNKLNGFKGLFGIAFDLKN; encoded by the coding sequence ATGAAACTGTTATTTTTTGCGGTCTTGCTTCTGCCTGTGTCAGCGTCAGCCCTTGGACCGATGCGAGGGGGCGTTCAACTCGGGCCCAGCACCAGTTTGCCCGGCTATGATACCGGCTCTACGGTTCAGGATCAAAATGAAACGTCGTTCTGGGGTGGCGTCCATGCTGAAATCGCCTTGAAAGAACCGTTCTATATCCAACCGGAACTGCTCTACGCGCCTTATGAAATCTCTCTCTATTGCCCCAGCGGATGCGCCGCGATCAACCCCGCAAAATATGAACTCAGTTATCTTGAGCTGCCCGTTCTTTTAAAGGCCAAATTCGGCAAAGGAAATTTCAAGCCCTACGTATTCGCAGGACCCAATATCGGCTTCCTGCTCGATTCATCGATCACCACGCAAATAAATATCTTCGGCTACTCGGCGGGCATTAAAATCGACCTTAAAGACGCCACGGAATCCATCAAGCTGGCCGGCGATATCGGCTGGGGCGTTGAGTGGGCGTTCCACAAGTCCGTCAGTTTTGTCGCGGACATGCGTTATTCCCTGGGTTTGACGGAAATTTACAAAGGCTCTTCGGGCAACAAACTCAACGGGTTCAAAGGCCTTTTCGGGATCGCTTTCGACCTAAAAAATTAA
- the glnA gene encoding type I glutamate--ammonia ligase, producing MTPSADVKRTPKEVIEFAKKSKIEMVDLKFVDFLGQWQHFGMPMTELTEGLFKEGTGFDGSSIRGWQAINDSDMLVVPDPDSAIVDPFTKVPTLSLVGNIVDPTTGRRYGKDPRFVAQKAEAYLKKTGIADTVCIGPEAEFFIFDSVRFDQTANAGYYFIDSDEGIWNSGKEGPNLGWRPRHKEGYFPVPPVDAQEDIRAEMVREMERCGIVIEKQHHEVATAGQAEIDMRFDTLTRMADKVMLYKYIIKNVAKRYGKTVTFMPKPIFGDNGSGMHTHQSLWKKGAPLFAGKEYAGLSETCLYYIGGILKHAWALAAFTNPTTNSYKRLTPGFEAPVNLAYSSRNRSAGIRIPVYFDKPAAKRIEVRFPDPMANPYLAFSAMMMAGLDGIENKIHPGQALEKDLYGLSDTEAAKVKQMPGSLAEALNALEKDHAFLLKGDVFTKDIVETWLDYKRKKEVDYIRLRPHPAEFFLYYDN from the coding sequence ATGACTCCGTCGGCGGATGTAAAGCGAACGCCCAAAGAAGTCATCGAGTTCGCCAAAAAAAGCAAGATCGAGATGGTGGACTTGAAATTCGTCGATTTTTTGGGGCAGTGGCAGCATTTTGGAATGCCGATGACCGAATTGACGGAGGGCCTTTTTAAAGAAGGCACAGGCTTCGACGGCTCATCCATCAGAGGCTGGCAGGCGATCAATGACAGCGATATGCTGGTTGTTCCCGATCCGGATTCAGCCATTGTGGATCCGTTCACCAAAGTGCCGACCCTGTCCCTTGTCGGTAATATCGTTGACCCGACCACCGGCCGGCGTTACGGCAAGGACCCGCGATTCGTGGCTCAGAAAGCCGAGGCTTATCTGAAAAAAACGGGCATTGCGGACACCGTGTGCATCGGCCCGGAAGCCGAGTTTTTTATTTTTGACTCGGTGCGTTTCGACCAGACGGCCAATGCCGGCTATTACTTCATCGATTCCGATGAAGGCATCTGGAATTCCGGCAAAGAGGGCCCCAATCTCGGCTGGCGCCCGCGCCACAAAGAGGGCTATTTCCCGGTCCCGCCCGTCGACGCTCAGGAAGATATCCGGGCCGAGATGGTCCGGGAAATGGAGCGCTGCGGCATCGTGATCGAGAAGCAGCATCATGAAGTGGCGACCGCCGGCCAGGCGGAAATCGACATGCGTTTCGATACCTTGACCCGGATGGCGGACAAGGTGATGCTGTATAAATACATCATCAAAAACGTGGCCAAGCGTTACGGCAAAACCGTCACCTTCATGCCCAAGCCCATCTTCGGCGACAACGGCTCCGGCATGCATACGCACCAGAGCCTCTGGAAAAAGGGCGCGCCGCTGTTCGCGGGCAAGGAGTACGCCGGTCTCTCCGAGACCTGCCTGTATTACATCGGCGGCATCTTAAAGCACGCTTGGGCGCTGGCGGCCTTTACCAACCCGACTACGAACTCTTACAAGCGTTTGACTCCGGGTTTCGAAGCGCCCGTCAACCTGGCTTATTCCTCGAGGAATAGGAGCGCGGGCATCCGCATCCCGGTCTATTTCGACAAGCCGGCGGCCAAAAGAATCGAAGTCCGCTTCCCGGACCCGATGGCCAACCCTTACCTTGCCTTCTCAGCGATGATGATGGCGGGTCTAGACGGCATTGAGAACAAAATCCATCCGGGCCAAGCCTTGGAGAAGGACCTCTACGGCCTTTCCGATACGGAGGCCGCCAAGGTCAAGCAGATGCCCGGCAGCCTAGCCGAAGCCTTGAATGCTCTTGAGAAGGACCATGCCTTTCTTTTGAAAGGCGATGTGTTCACCAAGGACATCGTTGAAACCTGGCTCGATTACAAGAGGAAGAAAGAGGTTGATTACATCCGGCTGCGCCCGCATCCGGCTGAGTTCTTTCTCTATTACGATAACTAA
- the guaB gene encoding IMP dehydrogenase encodes MKILEQEGLTYDDVLLVPQRTSLTSRKEAVVTTKLTKGLDLQIPIVSANMDTVTESAMAIAMARLGGIGIIHRYLTIQDEVREVEKVKRSESIVIDEPHTISPDMTVETATDTMNRLGIRGLPVVKGKNVLVGLLTFRDTLFVDFPAKVKVAEVMTPKEKLVTGKPGMSTEEAKKILEANRLEKLPLVNGNGELHGLITVKDIIEKKTLFPHSVKDKKGRLLAGAAIGVKSDFMERAEALVSAGVDLLVLDIAHGHATYAIDVIKKLKAKWRDLQVIAGNTATYLGTKELAEAGADAVKVGVGPGATCTTRIVTGSGVPQFTAVMESARVTKEMGVPIIADGGIRTSGDVAKALAAGASTVMVGSLLAGTEESPGLSIVRDGSRYKVYRGMASLGAALGRASRTGEEIDVDDFSDVVPEGVEALVPYRGGCTDTINQLVGGLRSGMSYSGSRSIPELWEKAMFVKISQAAFLESRPHDVEKP; translated from the coding sequence ATGAAAATTTTAGAGCAAGAAGGACTCACTTACGATGATGTTTTGCTGGTTCCCCAGCGCACGTCCCTGACTTCCCGCAAAGAAGCCGTGGTCACCACCAAGCTGACCAAAGGTTTGGATCTTCAGATTCCTATTGTCTCCGCCAACATGGACACCGTGACCGAATCCGCCATGGCCATCGCCATGGCGCGCTTGGGCGGAATCGGGATCATCCACCGTTACTTGACCATCCAGGATGAAGTTCGCGAAGTGGAAAAAGTGAAGCGCTCGGAGTCCATTGTCATCGATGAGCCCCATACGATCAGCCCGGATATGACGGTTGAAACAGCCACGGATACCATGAATCGCCTCGGCATACGCGGTTTGCCTGTCGTGAAAGGGAAGAATGTTTTGGTCGGCTTATTGACGTTTCGTGATACGCTGTTCGTCGATTTTCCGGCCAAGGTCAAAGTGGCCGAGGTGATGACGCCCAAGGAAAAGCTCGTCACCGGAAAACCCGGCATGAGCACGGAAGAAGCCAAAAAGATTTTAGAAGCCAACCGTCTCGAGAAGCTTCCTTTGGTCAACGGCAACGGCGAGCTCCATGGCTTGATCACGGTTAAAGACATCATCGAAAAGAAAACGTTGTTCCCCCATTCGGTCAAAGACAAGAAAGGCCGCCTGTTGGCGGGGGCGGCCATCGGCGTTAAATCGGATTTTATGGAACGCGCCGAAGCTCTGGTCAGCGCGGGCGTGGATCTCTTGGTCTTGGATATCGCGCACGGGCATGCGACTTACGCGATCGACGTCATCAAAAAACTCAAAGCGAAATGGCGCGATCTTCAGGTGATTGCCGGCAATACGGCGACCTATCTGGGGACGAAAGAGTTGGCTGAAGCCGGCGCGGATGCGGTCAAAGTGGGGGTAGGTCCGGGCGCCACTTGCACCACCCGCATTGTAACCGGCTCAGGCGTGCCGCAATTTACGGCGGTGATGGAATCCGCGCGCGTGACCAAGGAAATGGGCGTTCCGATTATCGCGGACGGCGGCATCCGGACCTCCGGCGACGTGGCCAAGGCGTTGGCGGCCGGAGCTTCGACGGTGATGGTGGGTTCATTGCTCGCCGGAACCGAGGAAAGCCCCGGCCTTTCGATTGTGCGCGACGGCAGCCGCTATAAGGTTTACCGGGGGATGGCGTCCTTGGGCGCGGCTTTAGGCCGGGCCAGCCGCACCGGAGAGGAAATTGACGTTGATGATTTTTCGGATGTGGTTCCCGAGGGCGTCGAAGCCTTGGTGCCTTATCGGGGCGGCTGTACCGACACTATCAATCAGTTGGTGGGCGGCCTTCGCTCCGGCATGAGCTATAGCGGTTCCCGAAGTATTCCCGAACTGTGGGAAAAAGCCATGTTCGTCAAGATTTCCCAAGCAGCTTTCCTGGAAAGCCGCCCCCACGACGTCGAAAAACCTTAA
- a CDS encoding TetR/AcrR family transcriptional regulator, whose translation MKLKSQPSPPPEPRRELRRRQILSAAKKLVAKNGLDGLTIEALENRLDFTRGVITYHFKNKDDIINALLKSTLQEVDRATLAHVQAAPTVEEKVKTMIRSEIKGFLENPQATRTMLSFWSRVHCDSRIKKLNARLYQLYRQRAARLIKAGQLQGAFKDVSVEGLSALMVAAVVGIVCQSYFDPGAIDPETAAEEATQAILARLKTKA comes from the coding sequence ATGAAATTAAAGTCCCAGCCGTCGCCGCCGCCTGAGCCCAGGCGCGAATTGCGCCGCCGCCAAATCCTTTCAGCCGCCAAAAAATTGGTGGCAAAAAACGGTTTGGACGGCCTGACCATCGAGGCCCTGGAAAATCGCCTGGATTTTACCCGTGGCGTCATCACTTATCACTTCAAAAATAAAGACGATATCATCAACGCCCTGTTAAAAAGCACGCTACAGGAAGTGGACCGAGCCACGTTGGCGCATGTGCAGGCCGCGCCCACCGTAGAGGAAAAAGTGAAAACCATGATTCGCTCGGAAATCAAAGGTTTTTTGGAAAACCCTCAAGCCACGCGAACCATGCTCTCGTTTTGGAGCCGGGTGCATTGCGACTCCCGCATCAAAAAATTAAATGCCCGCCTCTATCAGCTTTACCGGCAGCGAGCCGCCCGCCTCATCAAAGCCGGCCAGCTCCAAGGCGCCTTCAAAGACGTTTCGGTTGAAGGCCTCTCCGCCCTCATGGTTGCGGCCGTGGTCGGCATTGTCTGCCAATCCTACTTCGACCCCGGAGCCATTGACCCAGAAACCGCGGCCGAAGAAGCCACCCAGGCCATCCTGGCCCGGCTGAAAACAAAAGCCTGA
- a CDS encoding AbrB/MazE/SpoVT family DNA-binding domain-containing protein: MLSKRTSKNQVTIPKEIITFFGDTEYFDVSLRNNEIVLKPVEINPQGQVLADVREKIRKLGLSEKDVERAVRWARRRSA; this comes from the coding sequence ATGCTATCAAAAAGAACCTCAAAAAATCAGGTTACGATCCCCAAAGAGATCATTACATTCTTTGGCGATACCGAATATTTCGACGTGAGCCTCCGCAATAATGAAATTGTTCTCAAGCCCGTCGAAATCAACCCTCAAGGGCAAGTATTGGCCGATGTCCGTGAGAAAATTCGAAAGCTCGGGCTTTCGGAAAAGGACGTTGAGCGGGCCGTGCGTTGGGCGCGCCGGCGTTCAGCCTAA
- a CDS encoding acyl-CoA dehydrogenase family protein, with product MDFKLTETQREVQQAFKEFCGKKIAPMAKEIDESEEFPHELFKEMGRLGYLGLAIPEKYGGMGLDFVTCSLISEELSRASTGFALSVGAHSFLCAYNVYSLADEEQRQKYNLSTTAVKKGNEWVLNGSKIFITKGSIADVLLVFARTPRKPGSQGISAFIVEKNFRGFSTGRDIPKLGTLGSPLSEIVFQDCRVPEENLLGKEGKGISYMLGALDVERALLSGMAVGSAQAALDFALDYSKKRKQFGQLISSFQLVQEMLAQMATEVEAARLLVRQAAWRLDHGMDITRHASYAKLFGAQMIMRVTQQAMQVLGGSGYCREYPVERFYRDAPLMGLGGGTNEIQKLIIARDLIKNGAGENTRRKVAVKNHG from the coding sequence ATGGATTTTAAACTGACCGAGACTCAGCGGGAGGTCCAGCAGGCCTTCAAGGAATTCTGCGGCAAAAAAATCGCCCCCATGGCGAAGGAAATCGACGAGTCGGAGGAATTCCCCCATGAACTGTTCAAGGAGATGGGGCGTTTGGGCTATCTTGGCTTGGCTATTCCCGAAAAATACGGCGGCATGGGGCTTGATTTCGTCACCTGTTCCTTAATCAGCGAAGAGTTAAGCCGCGCTTCCACCGGATTCGCGCTGTCGGTCGGCGCCCACTCCTTTTTATGCGCCTACAACGTGTACAGCCTGGCCGATGAAGAGCAGCGGCAAAAATACAATTTGTCGACCACCGCCGTTAAAAAAGGCAATGAGTGGGTATTAAACGGAAGCAAAATATTCATCACCAAAGGTTCCATCGCGGACGTTCTTCTTGTTTTCGCGCGCACGCCGAGGAAGCCGGGCAGCCAGGGTATTTCCGCTTTTATCGTGGAAAAGAATTTTCGGGGTTTTTCCACGGGCCGGGATATCCCCAAACTGGGAACCTTGGGTTCCCCCCTTTCAGAGATCGTTTTTCAGGATTGCCGCGTGCCTGAAGAAAATCTTTTGGGCAAAGAGGGCAAGGGCATCAGCTATATGCTTGGGGCTTTAGACGTCGAACGCGCCTTGTTGTCCGGCATGGCCGTGGGCAGCGCGCAAGCGGCGCTGGATTTCGCCTTGGACTATTCCAAGAAAAGAAAACAGTTCGGGCAATTAATTTCGAGTTTCCAGTTGGTTCAGGAGATGCTGGCTCAGATGGCGACTGAAGTCGAAGCCGCGCGCCTATTGGTGCGCCAGGCGGCCTGGCGTTTGGATCATGGCATGGACATCACGCGCCACGCCTCTTATGCCAAGCTCTTCGGCGCTCAAATGATTATGCGCGTGACTCAGCAAGCCATGCAGGTGTTGGGCGGTTCAGGTTACTGCCGGGAGTATCCGGTTGAGCGTTTCTACCGTGACGCTCCTTTGATGGGTTTGGGCGGCGGCACCAATGAAATCCAAAAATTGATTATCGCCCGCGATTTGATTAAGAACGGGGCCGGTGAGAATACGCGCAGAAAGGTTGCGGTGAAGAATCATGGTTGA